In Mycolicibacterium phocaicum, one DNA window encodes the following:
- a CDS encoding wax ester/triacylglycerol synthase domain-containing protein, translating to MSTAMPRAERVSGMDAWQLYQETGLQVGNGMSLILVDRSSVIGNLRDYVVSALDNRMHLMPAYRKVLYDPWFNLDRPMLVARPQIDVSAHVTALPMPAPGGAVGAAKALAAVRAMHLDRREPLWHMYVLEDNDTDHAYLISVVHHLLVDGDSAIEVTGCLMTPGDLSTRPAMAVPESSTFPARPAAIARDAAARKARRLRRLPRLVATSARVLRGKWAARHLDVKAPRTALNCSLSGTSTAAVAVLPLADLQTVAQRFSVTINHILLSCVGAALDGVLHRQGRRPQQPLVAAVPYAMRAADTSDYVTDGIGTTTVLRVNLNTTVADPVRRLLAVAEHARAVKTVQEQRGVNLFRQWNEYAPGRAVNLLFRTIERFGLAERISWPCNVIVSNASGIAVDDPVFLNLPALRFHPAGPLYHGMGPSVIAMSWNNNLCLSVTADSRHVSDAAAITEGIESELATLLAAAR from the coding sequence ATGAGCACTGCCATGCCCCGCGCCGAGCGGGTCAGCGGGATGGACGCCTGGCAGCTCTATCAGGAGACCGGGCTGCAGGTCGGCAACGGCATGTCGCTGATCCTCGTCGATCGCAGTTCGGTGATCGGAAATCTGCGGGACTACGTGGTGTCGGCCCTGGACAACCGCATGCACCTGATGCCCGCGTACCGCAAGGTGCTGTACGACCCGTGGTTCAACCTGGACCGGCCGATGCTGGTGGCCCGGCCGCAGATCGACGTGTCGGCGCATGTGACAGCCCTGCCCATGCCCGCGCCCGGAGGCGCGGTCGGTGCGGCCAAGGCACTGGCCGCGGTCCGTGCGATGCACCTGGACCGACGGGAACCCTTGTGGCACATGTACGTTCTGGAAGACAACGACACCGACCACGCGTATCTGATCTCGGTGGTGCATCACCTCCTCGTCGACGGTGACTCGGCAATCGAGGTCACCGGTTGTCTGATGACCCCGGGCGATCTGAGTACCCGGCCCGCCATGGCCGTTCCCGAATCGTCGACGTTTCCGGCGCGGCCGGCGGCCATCGCGCGCGATGCCGCCGCACGCAAGGCGCGTCGCCTCCGGCGACTCCCCCGGCTCGTGGCCACCTCGGCGCGGGTCCTGCGTGGCAAGTGGGCCGCCCGCCACCTCGACGTGAAAGCACCACGGACGGCGCTGAACTGTTCGCTGTCGGGTACCTCCACCGCGGCCGTCGCCGTCCTGCCGCTCGCGGATCTCCAGACGGTGGCCCAACGGTTTTCGGTCACCATCAACCACATCCTGCTCAGCTGCGTGGGCGCCGCCCTGGACGGTGTACTGCACCGGCAGGGCCGGCGTCCGCAGCAGCCGCTGGTGGCGGCCGTGCCCTATGCGATGCGCGCCGCCGACACGTCCGACTACGTCACCGACGGCATCGGCACCACGACTGTGCTGCGCGTCAACCTGAACACCACGGTGGCCGATCCGGTGCGGCGCCTGCTCGCCGTCGCCGAACACGCACGGGCGGTCAAAACAGTGCAGGAACAACGGGGCGTCAACCTGTTTCGGCAGTGGAACGAATACGCTCCGGGCCGCGCCGTCAATCTGCTGTTCCGCACCATCGAGCGGTTCGGTCTGGCCGAACGGATCTCGTGGCCCTGCAACGTCATCGTGTCCAACGCCAGCGGCATCGCGGTCGACGATCCGGTGTTCCTCAACCTGCCGGCCCTGCGCTTCCATCCGGCCGGGCCGCTGTACCACGGCATGGGTCCCAGCGTCATCGCCATGTCCTGGAACAACAACTTGTGCCTCTCGGTGACGGCGGACTCCCGGCACGTCTCCGACGCCGCCGCCATCACCGAGGGCATCGAGTCGGAGCTCGCGACCCTACTGGCCGCGGCGCGTTAG
- a CDS encoding Rieske 2Fe-2S domain-containing protein, with amino-acid sequence MTSTTEVTNLSRAGDAFPPYPYSWYAVAFAHELGPGTVLTRRFLDGEIIVFQTASGELSAAEPYCPHLGAHIGKRGWVDGEAVVCPFHEFRFAPSGTCVSTPTGEPPRGAALKTLRSATTWA; translated from the coding sequence ATGACCTCAACGACGGAAGTGACGAACCTCAGCCGGGCCGGGGACGCGTTCCCGCCGTACCCATACAGCTGGTACGCGGTGGCGTTCGCCCACGAGCTGGGGCCCGGGACGGTGCTGACGCGGCGCTTCCTCGACGGCGAGATCATCGTCTTCCAGACTGCATCCGGCGAGCTGTCCGCCGCCGAGCCCTACTGCCCTCACCTCGGCGCCCACATCGGGAAACGTGGCTGGGTCGACGGCGAAGCCGTGGTCTGCCCGTTCCACGAGTTCAGATTCGCTCCGTCGGGCACCTGCGTCTCGACCCCGACAGGAGAGCCGCCGCGCGGCGCGGCACTCAAGACGCTGCGGTCCGCAACCACCTGGGCATGA
- a CDS encoding ABC transporter ATP-binding protein — translation MTPVLEIDNVTFRREGKQIIDGISLTVQEGEHWALLGPNGAGKSTLLGFCGAVTFPTTGVVRVLGAQMGRTDLAPLRRSIGHVNPRHRLQYPLTVREVVLTGITGTIDTAARWTPTADDIARADELIGTVGLPHRADAVWPTLSQGERGRTLIARALIAEPRLLLLDEPTTGLDVAAREQLLETLDTLEHSHPEMASILVTHHLEELPTSTSHALLISGGRTVAVGPAVETVTTDHVSEAFSHPVEVGYDHGRWSARAKAGRVIA, via the coding sequence ATGACCCCGGTCCTCGAAATCGACAACGTCACCTTCCGCCGCGAGGGCAAGCAGATCATCGACGGCATCTCGCTGACGGTGCAGGAGGGCGAGCACTGGGCGCTGCTCGGCCCCAACGGCGCGGGCAAGAGCACGCTGCTCGGCTTCTGCGGTGCCGTGACGTTCCCGACGACCGGTGTCGTTCGGGTCCTGGGTGCGCAGATGGGCCGCACCGACCTGGCACCGCTGCGCCGGTCGATCGGCCACGTGAATCCCCGGCACCGGCTGCAGTACCCCCTGACGGTGCGCGAGGTGGTCCTGACCGGGATCACCGGCACCATCGACACCGCGGCCCGCTGGACACCCACCGCCGACGACATCGCACGGGCCGACGAGCTGATCGGCACGGTGGGACTGCCCCACCGCGCCGATGCGGTGTGGCCGACACTCTCGCAGGGCGAGCGGGGCCGGACCCTGATCGCCCGCGCCCTGATCGCCGAGCCGCGGCTGCTGCTCCTCGACGAACCGACCACCGGCCTGGACGTCGCAGCGCGCGAGCAGCTGCTGGAAACCCTTGACACGCTGGAGCATTCACATCCCGAAATGGCGTCGATCCTGGTGACGCATCACCTCGAGGAGCTGCCCACGTCGACGTCCCACGCACTGTTGATCTCCGGCGGCCGCACGGTCGCGGTGGGACCAGCGGTCGAGACCGTGACGACCGATCATGTGTCGGAGGCCTTTTCGCATCCGGTCGAGGTCGGCTACGACCACGGCCGGTGGTCGGCGCGGGCAAAAGCCGGCCGGGTCATCGCCTAA
- a CDS encoding FadR/GntR family transcriptional regulator, whose protein sequence is MVSQVSRQPLAAQAAQLLLTRIKDGEWALGQRLPGETTLAAQLGVGRSTLREAIRELAGKGVLDSRQGAGVFVIALDVTDDWDTVLRSANIASVIEARIAIEAEGAALAATRRTPADLRTIRRTLAARGVTGQSVPEHVDADMAFHRAVIAAAHNDVLTQLFDAFLPRLRLAMIDMLKIRPIASEPCDHALHQQLADAIVARDPAAAAAASRTHLSALKESFT, encoded by the coding sequence ATGGTCTCGCAGGTATCGCGTCAGCCCTTGGCGGCGCAGGCCGCCCAGCTGCTGCTGACGCGCATCAAAGATGGTGAATGGGCCCTGGGACAACGACTTCCGGGCGAAACCACGCTGGCCGCCCAGCTCGGCGTCGGCCGTTCCACCCTGCGTGAGGCCATCCGCGAACTGGCCGGAAAGGGCGTCCTCGACAGCCGCCAGGGCGCCGGCGTCTTCGTCATCGCCCTCGATGTCACCGATGACTGGGACACCGTGCTGCGCAGCGCGAACATCGCCTCGGTGATCGAGGCTCGCATCGCCATCGAGGCCGAGGGCGCCGCGCTCGCCGCAACCCGGCGCACACCGGCCGATCTGCGCACCATCCGTCGCACCCTCGCCGCCCGCGGCGTCACCGGCCAGTCGGTCCCCGAACATGTGGACGCCGACATGGCCTTTCACCGGGCCGTGATCGCCGCGGCACACAACGACGTGCTGACCCAACTGTTCGACGCATTCCTGCCCCGGCTGCGGCTGGCCATGATCGACATGCTGAAGATCCGCCCGATCGCATCAGAGCCGTGCGACCACGCACTGCATCAGCAACTCGCCGACGCCATCGTCGCGCGCGATCCCGCCGCCGCGGCCGCCGCGAGCCGCACCCACCTGAGCGCTTTGAAGGAGTCGTTCACATGA
- a CDS encoding 2-isopropylmalate synthase, whose translation MPWHRYADVFDRVEIPPVKRDWPSNRITAAPLWVPVDLRDGNQALAEPMDPDRKRRFFEQLVAMGYKEIEVGYPSASQTDFDFVRLLAETDIAPPDVTIAVFTPARRDLIERTVDSVRGMRNDVVIHMYTATAPTWRNTVLGKDRDELRSLILHGALDVLTLTEGMPNIRFQFSPEVFNLTEPDYVLEICDAVTQLWDATESRPVILNLPATVEVATPNVYADQIEYMHRNLARRDAVILSVHPHNDRGTGVACAELAVLAGAQRVEGCVFGNGERTGNVDIATLALNLYAQGVDPMIDFSDIDAIARTVAHCTRMPIHERHPYVGDLVHTAFSGTHQDAIKKGLAEHRARAAAENRDEREIDWRVPYLPIDPADIGRSYDAVIRVNSQSGKGGIAYLLHTGYGLDLPRRLQIDFARHVQAHTDGSGTEVTAAELYDLFEATYLGCGGPVELKDWHVSSDDTTEITVTVNGIARTSTHRGVGPVEALTQALADVDRPVEILGLTQQSIGATAVTYLEHRGGWSCGRSDSVLTASLAAVIRAANAP comes from the coding sequence ATGCCGTGGCACCGTTACGCCGATGTCTTCGACCGCGTGGAAATCCCTCCCGTCAAACGGGATTGGCCCAGCAACCGAATCACCGCCGCTCCGCTGTGGGTGCCCGTCGACCTCCGCGACGGCAACCAGGCCCTGGCCGAACCGATGGACCCCGATCGCAAACGCCGATTCTTCGAACAGCTCGTCGCCATGGGCTACAAGGAGATCGAGGTCGGTTATCCCTCGGCGTCCCAGACCGATTTCGACTTCGTGCGCCTGTTGGCCGAAACCGACATCGCGCCACCAGATGTCACCATCGCGGTGTTCACCCCGGCCCGTCGCGACCTGATCGAGCGCACCGTCGACTCGGTGCGGGGCATGCGCAACGACGTCGTCATCCACATGTACACCGCGACCGCTCCCACGTGGCGAAACACCGTGCTGGGCAAGGACCGTGACGAGCTGCGCAGTCTGATCCTGCACGGCGCGCTCGACGTGCTGACCTTGACCGAGGGCATGCCGAACATCCGGTTCCAGTTCTCGCCCGAGGTGTTCAACCTCACCGAACCCGATTATGTGCTGGAGATCTGCGACGCCGTGACGCAGCTGTGGGACGCCACCGAGAGCCGGCCGGTGATCCTGAATCTGCCTGCCACCGTTGAGGTTGCGACGCCCAATGTGTATGCCGACCAGATCGAGTACATGCACCGGAACCTGGCCCGGCGCGACGCGGTGATCTTGTCGGTGCACCCGCACAATGACCGGGGGACCGGCGTGGCCTGCGCGGAATTGGCCGTGCTGGCCGGAGCGCAACGCGTCGAGGGCTGTGTGTTCGGCAATGGTGAGCGCACCGGCAACGTCGACATCGCGACCCTGGCCCTGAATCTGTATGCGCAGGGCGTCGACCCGATGATCGACTTCTCCGATATCGACGCGATCGCCCGCACGGTGGCGCACTGCACCCGGATGCCGATCCACGAACGCCATCCCTACGTGGGCGACCTGGTGCACACCGCGTTCTCGGGAACCCATCAGGACGCCATCAAGAAGGGGCTGGCCGAACACCGGGCCCGGGCGGCGGCCGAGAACCGCGACGAACGCGAAATCGATTGGCGCGTACCGTATCTGCCCATCGATCCGGCCGACATCGGCCGCAGTTACGACGCGGTCATCCGGGTGAATTCACAATCGGGCAAGGGCGGCATCGCCTATCTGCTGCACACCGGGTACGGGCTGGACCTGCCGCGCCGGCTGCAGATCGACTTCGCCAGGCACGTGCAGGCCCATACCGACGGCAGCGGCACCGAGGTGACCGCCGCCGAGCTGTACGACCTGTTCGAGGCGACCTACCTGGGCTGCGGCGGCCCGGTAGAGCTGAAGGACTGGCACGTCAGCAGCGACGACACCACCGAGATCACGGTGACGGTCAACGGCATCGCCCGCACCAGCACCCATCGCGGCGTCGGCCCCGTCGAGGCGCTGACGCAGGCGCTGGCCGATGTGGACCGGCCGGTCGAGATTCTGGGCCTCACCCAGCAGTCGATCGGCGCCACGGCGGTCACCTACCTCGAACACCGCGGCGGCTGGTCGTGCGGCCGCAGTGACTCGGTGCTCACCGCGTCGCTGGCGGCGGTCATCCGGGCGGCTAACGCGCCCTGA
- a CDS encoding peroxiredoxin, whose amino-acid sequence MKRGDLVAEFNLPDQTGTNRSLSELLADGPIVLFFYPAAMTPGCTMEACHFRDLAAEFAAVGASRVGISMDAVEKQDKFAEKHSFDYPLLSDTSGAVAEAFGVKRGLLGKLMPVKRTTFVIDTDRRVLEVIASEISMDSHADKALEVLRAR is encoded by the coding sequence ATGAAACGTGGTGACCTCGTCGCAGAGTTCAATCTCCCCGACCAGACCGGGACGAACCGCAGCCTCTCCGAACTGCTGGCCGACGGGCCGATCGTGCTGTTCTTCTATCCCGCGGCCATGACGCCGGGCTGCACCATGGAGGCCTGCCACTTCCGCGACCTGGCGGCCGAGTTCGCCGCGGTCGGTGCCTCCCGCGTCGGGATCAGCATGGACGCGGTCGAGAAGCAGGACAAATTCGCCGAGAAGCACAGCTTCGACTACCCGCTGCTGTCGGACACCTCCGGCGCGGTGGCCGAGGCGTTCGGGGTGAAACGTGGCCTGCTCGGCAAGCTGATGCCCGTCAAGCGGACGACGTTCGTCATCGACACCGATCGCAGGGTCCTCGAGGTCATCGCCAGCGAGATCTCGATGGACTCCCACGCCGACAAGGCGCTCGAGGTGCTCAGGGCGCGTTAG
- a CDS encoding anthranilate synthase component I produces the protein MKTTSREEFQALAAEHRVVPVTRKVLADSETPLSAYRKLAANRPGTFLLESAENGRSWSRWSFIGAGAPSALTVKDGEAVWLGSTPQDAPSGGDPLQAVRDTLALLQTAPVPGLPPLSSGLVGYFAYDMVRRLERLPELAKDDLKLPDMVLLLATDMAAVDHHEGTITLIANAVNWNGTDERVDWAYDDAVARLDVMTRALGEPLSSSIATFDRPQPQPRQQRTVEEYTAIVEKLVGDIEAGEAFQVVPSQRFELDTPADPLDVYRVLRVTNPSPYMYLLNVPNAEGGLDFSVVGSSPEALVTVKDGVATTHPIAGTRWRGATEEDDILLEKELLADDKERSEHLMLVDLGRNDLGRVCKPGTVRVEDYSHIERYSHVMHLVSTVTGHLADDKTALDAVTACFPAGTLSGAPKVRAMELIEEVELTRRGLYGGVLGYLDFAGNADFAIAIRTALMRGGTAYVQAGGGVVADSNGPYEYNESSNKAKAVLAAIAAAETLSEP, from the coding sequence GTGAAGACGACCTCACGCGAGGAATTCCAGGCGCTGGCCGCCGAGCACCGTGTCGTGCCGGTGACGCGCAAGGTGCTCGCCGACAGCGAGACGCCGTTGTCGGCCTACCGCAAGCTGGCGGCCAACCGTCCCGGCACGTTTCTGCTGGAATCGGCGGAGAACGGGCGATCCTGGTCGCGCTGGTCGTTCATCGGTGCGGGCGCCCCGTCGGCACTGACGGTCAAGGACGGCGAGGCGGTCTGGCTCGGCAGCACGCCGCAGGACGCACCCAGTGGCGGCGATCCGCTGCAGGCGGTGCGTGACACCCTGGCGCTGCTGCAGACGGCGCCGGTGCCGGGGCTGCCGCCGTTGTCGAGCGGGCTGGTGGGGTACTTCGCCTACGACATGGTGCGGCGCTTGGAACGGCTCCCTGAACTGGCGAAAGACGACCTCAAGCTGCCCGACATGGTGCTGCTGCTGGCCACCGATATGGCCGCCGTCGACCACCACGAGGGCACCATCACGCTCATCGCCAACGCGGTCAACTGGAACGGCACCGACGAGCGCGTCGACTGGGCCTACGACGATGCCGTCGCCCGCCTCGACGTCATGACCCGGGCGCTGGGGGAGCCGCTGTCGTCGAGCATCGCGACCTTCGACCGCCCGCAGCCGCAGCCCCGCCAGCAGCGCACGGTCGAGGAGTACACGGCCATCGTCGAGAAGCTGGTCGGCGACATCGAGGCCGGCGAGGCGTTCCAGGTCGTGCCCTCGCAGCGCTTCGAATTGGATACCCCAGCCGATCCTCTTGATGTCTACCGGGTGCTGCGGGTCACCAACCCCAGCCCGTACATGTACCTGCTCAATGTGCCCAATGCCGAAGGCGGCCTTGACTTCTCGGTCGTCGGATCCAGCCCGGAGGCGCTCGTCACGGTGAAGGACGGGGTGGCGACGACGCATCCGATCGCCGGCACCAGGTGGCGCGGCGCCACCGAAGAGGACGACATCCTCCTCGAAAAGGAACTCCTCGCCGACGACAAGGAGCGTTCCGAGCACCTCATGCTTGTCGACCTCGGGCGTAACGACCTGGGCCGTGTCTGCAAGCCCGGGACCGTGCGCGTCGAGGACTACAGCCATATCGAGCGCTACAGCCACGTCATGCACCTGGTCTCCACCGTCACCGGCCACCTCGCCGACGACAAGACCGCGCTGGACGCCGTCACCGCCTGCTTCCCGGCCGGGACGCTGTCCGGTGCGCCGAAGGTCCGGGCCATGGAGCTCATCGAAGAGGTCGAGCTGACGCGTCGTGGCCTGTACGGCGGCGTGCTCGGGTACCTCGACTTCGCCGGCAACGCCGATTTCGCCATCGCTATCCGCACCGCGCTGATGCGCGGCGGCACCGCCTACGTGCAGGCCGGTGGCGGCGTCGTGGCCGACTCCAACGGGCCGTACGAATACAACGAGTCGTCCAACAAGGCCAAGGCCGTCCTGGCGGCCATCGCGGCCGCCGAGACGCTGAGCGAGCCGTGA
- a CDS encoding TIGR02234 family membrane protein has translation MRTTRTAQVLLLVAALMLWGASRLPWVDVSSFDGLGQPKTTTLSGAAWSTALIPLALLAGAAAVAALAVRGWALRLLALLVAVASAGMGYLAISLWAVTDVSVRAADMAQIAVMFLVGTQRHYWGAGVTLGAAVLTLVGAVLLMRSARRGAAGPATTKYAAPGARREAAQDETADGMSERMIWDAIDEGRDPTQVEGRDPTQNDGGTK, from the coding sequence GTGAGGACCACGCGCACCGCTCAGGTGCTGCTGCTCGTCGCTGCCCTGATGCTGTGGGGCGCCTCCCGGCTGCCGTGGGTGGACGTGTCGTCGTTCGACGGGCTGGGCCAGCCGAAGACGACGACGCTGTCCGGAGCGGCCTGGTCGACGGCCCTCATCCCGCTGGCGTTGCTGGCCGGCGCTGCCGCGGTGGCGGCGCTGGCTGTGCGCGGCTGGGCGTTGCGGCTGCTGGCGCTGCTGGTCGCCGTCGCCAGTGCCGGGATGGGATATCTGGCCATCAGCCTCTGGGCGGTCACCGACGTCTCGGTCCGTGCGGCGGATATGGCGCAGATCGCGGTCATGTTTCTGGTGGGGACGCAGCGGCACTACTGGGGCGCCGGCGTGACGCTGGGGGCGGCGGTGTTGACGCTGGTCGGAGCCGTTTTGCTGATGCGTTCGGCCCGCCGCGGAGCCGCTGGGCCGGCCACCACCAAATACGCCGCGCCGGGTGCGCGTCGCGAGGCGGCACAGGACGAGACTGCCGACGGCATGTCCGAACGGATGATCTGGGATGCCATCGACGAAGGTCGCGATCCGACGCAGGTCGAGGGTCGTGACCCCACCCAGAACGACGGCGGGACCAAATGA
- the trpC gene encoding indole-3-glycerol phosphate synthase TrpC, with product MTSGTVLDSIIEGVRADVAAREAALSLTEVKERAKKAPTAKDALAALREPGIGVIAEVKRASPSKGALAQIDDPAKLAKAYESGGARVISVLTEERRFNGSLADLDAVRAAVSIPVLRKDFIVTPYQIHEARAHGADMLLLIVAALEQSVLTSMIDRTESLGMTPLVEVHTEEEADRAIQAGAKVIGVNARDLKTLEVDRDCFGRIAPGLPSNIIRIAESGVRGTADLLAYAGAGADAVLVGEGLVTSGDPRSAVADLVTAGTHPSCPKPAR from the coding sequence ATGACTTCGGGGACCGTGCTCGACTCCATCATCGAGGGAGTTCGCGCTGACGTTGCCGCCCGCGAAGCCGCGCTGAGTCTGACCGAGGTCAAGGAGCGGGCCAAGAAGGCGCCGACGGCCAAGGATGCACTCGCCGCGCTGCGTGAGCCGGGCATCGGCGTCATCGCCGAGGTCAAGCGGGCCAGCCCCAGCAAGGGTGCGTTGGCGCAGATCGACGATCCCGCCAAGCTGGCCAAGGCCTACGAGTCCGGCGGTGCCCGGGTGATCAGCGTGCTGACCGAGGAGCGTCGCTTCAACGGTTCGCTGGCCGACCTGGATGCCGTGCGTGCCGCGGTGTCGATTCCGGTGCTGCGCAAGGACTTCATCGTCACCCCGTACCAGATTCACGAGGCCCGGGCCCACGGCGCAGACATGCTACTGCTGATCGTCGCCGCGCTCGAGCAGTCCGTGCTCACCTCGATGATCGATCGGACCGAGTCGCTCGGGATGACCCCACTGGTCGAGGTGCACACCGAGGAAGAAGCGGACCGGGCCATCCAGGCCGGGGCCAAGGTCATCGGCGTCAACGCCCGCGACCTCAAGACCCTCGAGGTCGACCGCGACTGCTTCGGCCGCATCGCGCCCGGCCTGCCGAGCAACATCATCCGGATCGCCGAGTCGGGGGTGCGTGGCACCGCCGACCTGCTGGCCTACGCCGGTGCCGGCGCCGACGCCGTCCTGGTCGGCGAGGGCCTGGTGACAAGTGGCGATCCGCGGAGCGCCGTCGCCGACCTGGTAACTGCCGGCACGCACCCGTCCTGCCCGAAACCAGCCCGCTGA
- the trpB gene encoding tryptophan synthase subunit beta yields MSDRTGTELPRMSAAVAEATSHDPDAKGHFGAYGGRLVPEALMAVIEEVTAAYDKVRTDQTFLDELDRLQQHYTGRPSPLYEATRLSEHAGGARLFLKREDLNHTGSHKINNVLGQALLAKRMGKTRVIAETGAGQHGVATATACALLGLECVVYMGAVDTARQALNVARMRLLGGTVVSVEAGSATLKDAINEAFRDWVTNADDTYYCFGTAAGPHPFPVMVRDFQRVIGLEARVQIQQQAGRLPDAVTACVGGGSNAIGVFHAFIDDPGVRLVGFEAAGDGVETGRHAATFTGGSPGAFQGSFSYLLQDEDGQTIESHSISAGLDYPGVGPEHAYLKDVGRAEYRPVTDTEAMEAFGLLCRTEGIIPAIESAHAVAGALKLGSELGPGSVIVVNLSGRGDKDVETAAKWFGLLDGETGEAS; encoded by the coding sequence ATGTCTGATCGCACTGGTACCGAATTGCCGCGGATGAGCGCGGCGGTCGCCGAAGCCACAAGCCACGACCCCGACGCCAAGGGGCACTTCGGTGCCTACGGCGGCCGGCTGGTGCCCGAGGCTCTGATGGCCGTCATCGAGGAAGTCACCGCGGCCTACGACAAGGTCCGCACCGACCAGACGTTCCTCGACGAGCTCGACCGGCTGCAGCAGCACTACACCGGCCGGCCGTCGCCGCTGTACGAAGCGACGCGACTGTCCGAACATGCCGGCGGCGCGCGGCTGTTCCTCAAACGAGAAGACCTGAACCACACCGGTTCTCACAAGATCAACAACGTGCTCGGGCAGGCGCTGCTGGCCAAGCGCATGGGCAAGACCCGCGTCATCGCCGAGACCGGCGCCGGCCAGCACGGCGTCGCGACCGCGACGGCCTGCGCGCTGCTCGGCCTGGAGTGCGTCGTCTACATGGGTGCGGTCGACACCGCCCGGCAGGCGCTGAACGTGGCCCGGATGCGGCTGCTCGGTGGCACCGTGGTGTCGGTCGAGGCCGGTTCGGCGACCCTCAAGGACGCCATCAACGAAGCCTTCCGCGACTGGGTCACCAACGCGGACGACACCTACTACTGCTTCGGCACCGCGGCCGGACCGCACCCGTTCCCCGTCATGGTGCGCGACTTCCAGCGCGTCATCGGTTTGGAAGCGCGGGTCCAGATACAGCAGCAGGCCGGCCGGCTGCCCGACGCGGTCACGGCATGCGTCGGCGGCGGATCGAACGCCATCGGCGTCTTCCACGCCTTCATCGACGATCCGGGTGTGCGCCTGGTCGGTTTCGAAGCGGCCGGCGACGGTGTCGAAACCGGAAGGCACGCAGCGACTTTCACCGGAGGATCACCGGGTGCGTTCCAGGGCTCGTTCTCGTACCTGCTGCAGGACGAGGACGGCCAGACCATCGAATCGCATTCCATCTCAGCCGGTTTGGACTACCCGGGCGTCGGTCCGGAACATGCCTACCTCAAGGACGTCGGCCGCGCCGAGTACCGGCCGGTGACCGATACCGAGGCCATGGAAGCGTTCGGCCTGCTGTGCCGCACCGAGGGCATCATCCCGGCGATCGAATCGGCGCACGCCGTCGCGGGCGCGCTGAAACTCGGCAGCGAACTGGGGCCGGGTTCGGTGATCGTGGTGAACCTGTCCGGCCGCGGCGACAAGGACGTCGAGACCGCCGCGAAATGGTTCGGTCTACTGGACGGTGAGACTGGGGAAGCGTCATGA
- the trpA gene encoding tryptophan synthase subunit alpha produces MSRLAGLFESCRAEGRSALIGYLPTGYPDVQTSIDAMVAMTESGCDIIEVGVAYSDPGMDGPVIAAATNTALQGGVRVRDALRAVEAISNAGGHAVVMTYWNPVLRWGVDAFARDLAAAGGLGLITPDLIPDEADEWFTVSDAHNLDRIFLVAPSSTPERLATTVQASRGFVYAASTMGVTGARDAVSNMAPELVSRVRAVSDIPVGVGLGVRSREQAAEIASYADGVIVGSALVSALGDGGIPAVRALSEELAHGVRQKVSA; encoded by the coding sequence ATGAGCCGACTGGCTGGATTGTTCGAATCGTGCCGGGCCGAAGGGCGTTCGGCGCTGATCGGGTACCTGCCGACCGGCTACCCGGACGTGCAGACCTCGATCGACGCGATGGTCGCGATGACCGAATCCGGTTGCGACATCATCGAAGTCGGCGTTGCCTACTCCGATCCCGGAATGGACGGGCCGGTCATCGCGGCCGCCACCAACACCGCCCTGCAGGGCGGCGTGCGGGTCCGCGATGCGCTGCGGGCCGTCGAGGCGATCAGCAACGCGGGCGGCCACGCCGTCGTCATGACCTACTGGAACCCGGTGCTGCGCTGGGGCGTTGACGCTTTCGCGCGCGATCTGGCCGCGGCAGGCGGGCTCGGGCTCATCACCCCCGACCTGATCCCGGACGAAGCCGACGAGTGGTTCACCGTCTCCGACGCCCACAACCTCGATCGCATCTTCCTGGTGGCGCCGTCGTCCACTCCGGAGCGGCTGGCAACCACGGTGCAGGCGTCGCGCGGATTCGTCTATGCCGCATCGACCATGGGTGTGACGGGTGCGCGGGACGCGGTGTCGAACATGGCACCCGAGCTGGTGTCCCGGGTGCGGGCCGTGTCGGACATCCCGGTGGGTGTCGGCCTCGGCGTGCGCTCGCGCGAGCAGGCCGCTGAGATCGCGTCGTACGCCGACGGTGTCATCGTCGGCTCGGCGCTGGTATCCGCGCTCGGCGACGGGGGCATCCCCGCGGTACGAGCTTTGTCCGAAGAACTGGCCCACGGAGTGCGACAGAAAGTTTCCGCGTGA